A single window of Planctomycetota bacterium DNA harbors:
- a CDS encoding DUF202 domain-containing protein has translation MVSSRAVGAVAVPAARGTSTMDDEPGPAPTSLVNELARERNREAADRTLLAWIRTSLAMISLGFAIERLGQAAVAIDQRFDGAAQTKTRFFGVALIGLGIVATLAGMWEHRRLLAAIAADDYRYADRPAIARFMGGALVAVGIGALALVLWGL, from the coding sequence ATGGTATCCTCCCGCGCCGTCGGCGCCGTCGCTGTGCCGGCCGCGAGGGGGACCAGCACGATGGACGACGAGCCGGGGCCCGCGCCGACGTCGCTGGTCAACGAACTGGCGCGCGAGCGCAACCGTGAGGCGGCCGACCGGACGCTGCTGGCCTGGATCCGCACCAGCCTGGCGATGATCAGCCTCGGCTTCGCCATCGAGCGCCTCGGCCAGGCCGCGGTCGCCATCGACCAGCGCTTCGACGGCGCGGCCCAGACGAAGACCCGGTTCTTCGGCGTTGCCCTGATCGGCCTGGGGATCGTGGCGACGCTGGCGGGGATGTGGGAGCACCGCCGGCTCCTCGCCGCGATCGCCGCCGACGACTACCGCTACGCCGATCGGCCGGCGATCGCGCGGTTCATGGGCGGGGCGCTGGTCGCGGTCGGGATCGGGGCGCTGGCGCTGGTGCTGTGGGGTCTGTGA
- a CDS encoding L-lactate permease, producing the protein MEWLQNYDPLSSPLLSTVVALLPLAVLLGLLALAGQSAARAAVAGLVTALVVAIGVVGMPVDAALAAALHGAAFGLFPIGWIVVGAMFVHRLTADSGALSIMKRSVTSLSADHRLQALLIAFSFGAFLEGAAGFGAPVAISAALLAGAGFPPLEASCVALLANTAPVAFGALGTPIVTLARVTGLDEQAISAMAGRQLPLFSLIVPAWMVAAMAGWRGLVGVWPAVLVCGVSFATVQAAVSNLVGPALVDVVGGIVSLVALATFLRVWKPAEVWTLPGAARGGDRGGRARPPLPAARVAWAWAPWLAVSAAVFTWGVPAVKGVLEGNALPGGPALVPTAVVAPQWPVPRLHQRVAKVPPVTRHAREPEPAVYRLNWLSASGTAILLAGLASVPWLGITWRRAGRIAVATLRDLAGSLATIAAMLALAFVTRYSGTDVILGLALTGTGAAYPFFAAILGWLGVALTGSDTSSNAMFGSLQRVTAEQLSLDPLLICTANSTGGVMGKMIDAQSIVVSATATGLERAEGRILRRVLPHSLALATLVGLLVWLQAGPLSWMVPVTPPAVGESE; encoded by the coding sequence ATGGAGTGGCTGCAGAACTACGACCCGCTCTCCTCGCCCCTCCTCTCGACGGTCGTCGCGCTGCTGCCGCTGGCCGTGCTCCTCGGCCTGTTGGCACTGGCCGGCCAATCGGCTGCCCGCGCCGCGGTGGCCGGGCTGGTGACGGCATTGGTGGTGGCGATCGGCGTCGTCGGGATGCCCGTCGACGCGGCGCTGGCCGCGGCGCTCCACGGCGCCGCGTTCGGCCTGTTTCCGATCGGGTGGATCGTCGTCGGGGCGATGTTCGTCCACCGGCTCACGGCCGACTCGGGGGCGCTGTCGATCATGAAGCGGTCGGTCACGAGCCTGTCGGCCGATCACCGGCTGCAGGCGCTGTTGATCGCGTTTTCCTTCGGGGCGTTTCTCGAGGGGGCGGCGGGATTCGGGGCGCCGGTGGCGATCTCGGCGGCCCTCCTGGCCGGGGCTGGATTTCCGCCGCTCGAGGCGTCGTGCGTCGCCCTGCTTGCCAACACCGCTCCGGTCGCGTTCGGCGCCCTCGGCACGCCGATCGTCACGCTCGCCCGGGTCACCGGCCTCGACGAGCAGGCGATCTCGGCGATGGCGGGGAGGCAGTTGCCGCTGTTCTCGCTGATCGTGCCGGCGTGGATGGTGGCCGCGATGGCCGGCTGGCGCGGTCTGGTCGGCGTCTGGCCGGCGGTGCTGGTGTGCGGCGTGTCGTTCGCCACGGTGCAGGCGGCGGTGAGCAATCTCGTCGGGCCGGCGCTGGTCGACGTCGTCGGCGGGATCGTCAGCCTCGTGGCGCTGGCGACGTTTCTCCGCGTCTGGAAGCCGGCCGAGGTGTGGACCCTGCCGGGCGCCGCGCGCGGAGGCGATCGCGGCGGCCGGGCCCGGCCCCCGCTGCCGGCGGCGCGCGTCGCCTGGGCGTGGGCGCCGTGGCTGGCAGTGTCGGCGGCGGTGTTTACCTGGGGCGTGCCGGCGGTGAAAGGGGTGCTCGAGGGCAACGCACTGCCCGGCGGGCCGGCGCTTGTGCCGACGGCGGTGGTGGCGCCGCAGTGGCCGGTGCCGCGGCTGCACCAGCGCGTCGCCAAGGTCCCGCCGGTCACGCGGCACGCACGCGAGCCGGAGCCGGCGGTGTACCGGCTCAACTGGCTGTCGGCGTCGGGGACGGCGATTCTCCTGGCGGGGCTCGCCAGTGTCCCGTGGCTGGGGATCACCTGGCGGCGCGCGGGGCGGATCGCCGTGGCCACGCTCCGTGACCTCGCCGGCTCGCTGGCGACGATCGCCGCGATGCTGGCGCTGGCGTTCGTGACGCGGTATTCCGGGACCGACGTGATCCTCGGGCTGGCGCTGACCGGCACCGGCGCCGCCTACCCGTTCTTCGCGGCGATCCTCGGCTGGCTCGGCGTGGCACTGACCGGTTCCGACACCTCGAGCAACGCGATGTTCGGCAGTCTGCAGCGCGTCACCGCGGAACAGCTTTCCCTCGACCCCCTGCTGATCTGCACCGCCAACAGCACCGGCGGTGTGATGGGGAAGATGATCGACGCCCAGAGCATCGTCGTCAGTGCCACCGCCACGGGCCTGGAGCGTGCCGAAGGGAGGATCCTGCGCCGCGTGCTCCCCCACAGCCTGGCGCTGGCGACGCTGGTCGGCCTGCTCGTCTGGCTGCAGGCCGGACCGCTTTCCTGGATGGTGCCGGTCACGCCTCCGGCGGTGGGCGAGAGCGAATGA
- a CDS encoding DUF1559 domain-containing protein: MKSSLPPAPKRPGFTLVELLVVIAIIGTLVGLLLPAVQAAREAANRSSCTNKVKQIGLAFQNYHSSRGSLPASDYNAGGDWGTWQLAILPFMEENALYDRYQGFMRGTAPGSTTVTNYSHVNNRPVTTTLIPQLLCPSDASDENTRSPNFFNITKHNYVVNGGNTNRMQDFPGRGTPLNGVIYGGAPFIRNGKNPVNNVNGRLVKFSNIPDGLSKTMMVSETCLGINPSVTTSDLRGFTWWGPGAVFHAFNGPNSPTPDQFQFASYCNNQPIKNLPCIQAAEVQLAARSRHPGGVNVGSCDGSIRFVSNDVDIAIWRAASTAEFGESLSLD; the protein is encoded by the coding sequence TCGGCCTGCTGCTGCCCGCGGTCCAGGCGGCCCGCGAGGCGGCCAATCGCTCGAGCTGCACCAACAAGGTCAAGCAGATCGGCCTCGCGTTCCAAAACTACCACTCGTCGCGCGGCAGCCTCCCGGCGAGCGACTACAACGCCGGCGGCGACTGGGGCACCTGGCAGCTCGCCATCCTGCCGTTCATGGAGGAGAACGCGCTGTACGACCGCTATCAGGGGTTCATGCGCGGCACGGCCCCCGGGTCGACGACCGTCACCAACTACAGCCACGTCAACAACCGCCCCGTGACCACGACGCTGATCCCGCAGCTCCTCTGCCCGAGCGACGCCAGCGATGAAAACACCCGGTCGCCGAATTTCTTCAACATCACCAAGCACAATTACGTCGTCAACGGCGGCAATACCAACCGGATGCAGGACTTCCCCGGCCGTGGCACGCCGCTCAACGGCGTGATCTACGGTGGCGCGCCGTTCATCCGCAACGGCAAGAACCCGGTCAACAACGTCAACGGCCGCCTCGTGAAGTTTTCCAACATCCCCGACGGCCTGTCGAAGACGATGATGGTTTCGGAGACCTGCCTGGGGATCAATCCCAGCGTCACCACCTCCGACCTCCGCGGCTTCACCTGGTGGGGTCCGGGCGCCGTGTTTCACGCGTTCAACGGCCCCAACTCGCCGACGCCCGACCAGTTCCAGTTCGCCTCCTACTGCAACAACCAGCCGATCAAGAATCTTCCCTGCATCCAGGCCGCCGAGGTCCAACTCGCGGCCCGCAGCCGGCATCCGGGCGGTGTCAACGTCGGCAGTTGCGACGGCTCGATCCGGTTCGTCAGCAACGACGTCGATATCGCCATCTGGCGCGCGGCGTCGACCGCCGAATTCGGCGAGAGCCTGTCGCTCGACTGA